A genomic segment from Rahnella aceris encodes:
- the hflD gene encoding high frequency lysogenization protein HflD: MAKNYYDITLALAGICQAARLVQQLAHEGQCSQQEMSVSLRSLLEMNPASTLAVYGNNEANLKMGLETLLGVLNANRQGPGAELTRYALSLMVLERKLYANKAAMNQLGERIDQLDRQLAHFELESETMISSLASIYVDVVSPAGPRIQVTGSPAILQNSQVQAKVRAILLAGIRSAVLWHQVGGGRLQLMFSRNRLFEQAKNILAHC, translated from the coding sequence GTGGCTAAAAATTATTACGACATTACGCTGGCTTTGGCGGGGATCTGTCAGGCAGCACGCCTGGTTCAGCAACTGGCACATGAAGGCCAATGCTCACAGCAAGAAATGTCAGTGTCACTGCGCAGCCTGCTGGAGATGAATCCGGCCTCGACGCTGGCAGTTTACGGTAATAATGAAGCCAATTTGAAGATGGGGCTTGAGACGCTGCTGGGCGTGCTGAACGCTAACCGCCAGGGACCGGGCGCTGAGTTAACGCGTTATGCGTTAAGCCTGATGGTGCTGGAGCGCAAGCTGTACGCCAACAAAGCCGCCATGAATCAGCTCGGTGAACGTATCGACCAGCTCGACCGTCAACTCGCGCATTTCGAACTGGAATCTGAAACGATGATCAGCTCTCTGGCCTCGATTTATGTCGACGTAGTCAGCCCGGCCGGTCCGCGTATTCAGGTGACCGGTTCACCGGCAATTTTGCAAAATTCGCAAGTGCAGGCAAAGGTCCGCGCCATTTTACTGGCCGGGATCCGCTCCGCGGTGCTGTGGCACCAGGTCGGCGGTGGCCGCCTGCAACTGATGTTTTCCCGTAATCGCTTGTTTGAACAGGCGAAGAATATTCTCGCTCATTGTTAA
- a CDS encoding DUF2766 family protein, protein MSESLNREQEIESDLVACQLVIKQILDVIEIIAPAEVREKMSHQLKSIDFSKHPAGADPVTKRAIEKAISLIELKFTRHDS, encoded by the coding sequence ATGTCTGAGTCTTTGAACAGAGAACAGGAAATCGAATCCGATCTGGTTGCATGCCAGCTGGTAATTAAACAAATTCTGGATGTGATTGAAATTATTGCGCCAGCAGAAGTGCGCGAGAAGATGTCTCATCAGTTGAAAAGCATTGATTTCAGCAAGCATCCTGCCGGTGCAGATCCTGTGACGAAGCGCGCTATCGAGAAAGCAATCTCACTGATCGAGCTGAAATTTACCAGGCACGACAGCTGA
- the purB gene encoding adenylosuccinate lyase yields the protein MELSSLTAVSPVDGRYGDKVSALRTIFSEFGLLKFRVQVEVRWLQKLAACAEIKEVPAFDADANAFLDQIVANFDVNDAQRIKDIEKTTNHDVKAVEYFLKEKVATLPALHAVSEFIHFACTSEDINNLSHALMLQTARQDVVLPYWKQIIDAVKDLAHKYRDIPLLSRTHGQPATPSTIGKELANVAYRMDRQFKQLQNVEILGKINGAVGNYNAHIVAYPEVNWHQFSEEFVTSLGITWNPYTTQIEPHDYIAELFDCVARFNTILIDFDRDIWGYIALNHFKQRTIAGEIGSSTMPHKVNPIDFENSEGNLGLSNAVLQHLASKLPVSRWQRDLTDSTVLRNLGVGLGYALIAYQATMKGVSKLEVNEANLANELDHNWEVLAEPIQTVMRRYGIEKPYEKLKELTRGKRVDAAGMQAFIDSLELPEDEKVRLKAMTPGNYIGRATTMVDELK from the coding sequence ATGGAATTATCCTCACTGACCGCCGTTTCCCCCGTTGATGGACGCTACGGTGATAAAGTCAGCGCGCTGCGTACTATTTTCAGCGAATTTGGCCTGCTGAAATTCCGTGTGCAGGTTGAAGTACGTTGGCTGCAAAAACTGGCAGCCTGTGCAGAAATCAAGGAAGTTCCTGCTTTTGATGCCGACGCAAACGCTTTCCTCGACCAGATTGTGGCAAATTTTGATGTTAATGACGCACAGCGCATTAAAGATATCGAAAAAACCACCAATCATGATGTCAAAGCCGTTGAGTATTTCCTGAAAGAAAAAGTGGCTACGCTCCCTGCCCTGCATGCGGTGTCTGAATTCATTCACTTCGCCTGTACTTCTGAAGACATCAATAACCTGTCTCACGCACTGATGCTGCAAACTGCACGTCAGGATGTCGTGCTGCCGTACTGGAAACAGATTATTGATGCCGTGAAAGACCTGGCACACAAATACCGCGACATTCCGCTGCTGTCCCGTACCCACGGCCAGCCTGCTACGCCATCCACCATCGGTAAAGAACTGGCTAACGTCGCTTACCGTATGGATCGTCAGTTTAAGCAACTGCAAAACGTCGAAATCCTGGGTAAAATCAACGGTGCTGTCGGCAACTACAATGCTCACATCGTGGCGTATCCGGAAGTGAACTGGCACCAGTTCAGTGAAGAGTTCGTTACCTCTCTGGGCATTACCTGGAATCCGTACACTACCCAGATCGAGCCACATGACTACATCGCCGAACTGTTTGACTGCGTGGCGCGTTTCAATACCATCCTGATCGACTTCGACCGCGACATCTGGGGTTACATTGCCCTGAACCACTTCAAGCAGCGCACTATTGCAGGCGAAATAGGTTCTTCTACCATGCCGCACAAAGTGAACCCGATCGACTTCGAAAACTCCGAAGGCAACCTCGGTCTGTCAAATGCGGTATTGCAGCATCTGGCCAGCAAATTGCCGGTTTCACGCTGGCAGCGCGACCTGACGGATTCTACTGTACTGCGCAACCTCGGCGTGGGTCTGGGCTACGCACTGATTGCTTATCAGGCAACCATGAAAGGCGTCAGCAAGCTGGAAGTGAACGAAGCGAATCTGGCGAACGAACTGGATCACAACTGGGAAGTACTGGCTGAACCTATCCAGACCGTGATGCGTCGTTACGGTATTGAAAAGCCTTACGAGAAGCTGAAAGAGCTGACACGCGGCAAGCGTGTTGATGCTGCCGGTATGCAGGCATTTATCGATTCGCTTGAATTACCCGAAGACGAGAAAGTGCGTCTGAAAGCCATGACACCGGGCAACTACATCGGCCGCGCCACCACCATGGTTGACGAACTGAAGTAA
- the mnmA gene encoding tRNA 2-thiouridine(34) synthase MnmA, which produces MSDNSQKKVIVGMSGGVDSSVSAYLLQQQGYQVEGLFMKNWEEDDDEEYCTAATDLADAQAVCDKLGIELHTVNFAAEYWDNVFELFLEEYKAGRTPNPDILCNKEIKFKAFLEFAAEDLGADYIATGHYVRRQDINGVSHLLRGIDGNKDQSYFLYTLGHEQVAQSLFPVGELEKPEVRRIAEELDLITAKKKDSTGICFIGERKFRDFLGRYLPAQPGVIKSVDGQVMGQHQGLMYHTLGQRKGLGIGGQKDGSEEPWYTVEKDVENNILYVAQGHEHPRLMNVGLIAQQLHWVDRKTLTGPLTCTVKTRYRQEDIPCVVTPLGDDRIEVRFDAPVAAVTPGQSAVFYLGEVCLGGGVIEQRLPLQA; this is translated from the coding sequence ATGTCTGACAACAGCCAGAAAAAAGTGATCGTCGGGATGTCCGGCGGTGTCGATTCCTCTGTCTCTGCGTACCTTTTGCAACAGCAGGGTTACCAGGTCGAGGGCCTCTTCATGAAAAATTGGGAAGAGGATGATGACGAAGAATATTGCACAGCAGCCACCGACCTTGCGGATGCGCAAGCCGTGTGTGACAAGCTGGGTATCGAACTGCACACCGTGAATTTCGCGGCGGAATATTGGGACAACGTGTTCGAATTATTCCTTGAGGAATACAAAGCCGGACGCACGCCAAACCCGGATATCCTGTGCAACAAAGAGATCAAATTCAAAGCCTTCCTGGAATTTGCGGCTGAAGACCTGGGCGCGGATTATATCGCGACCGGTCACTACGTTCGCCGCCAGGATATCAATGGCGTCAGCCATTTGCTGCGGGGCATTGATGGCAATAAAGACCAGAGCTATTTCCTCTACACGCTCGGTCACGAACAGGTCGCACAAAGCCTGTTCCCGGTCGGTGAGCTGGAAAAACCGGAAGTTCGCCGCATCGCCGAAGAACTGGATTTGATCACCGCGAAGAAAAAAGACTCTACCGGCATCTGCTTTATTGGTGAGCGTAAATTCCGTGATTTCCTGGGCCGCTATTTACCGGCGCAACCGGGCGTGATCAAAAGCGTTGACGGTCAGGTGATGGGACAACATCAGGGTCTGATGTATCACACACTCGGTCAGCGTAAAGGTCTGGGCATCGGCGGGCAGAAAGACGGCAGCGAAGAACCGTGGTACACCGTCGAGAAGGATGTGGAAAACAACATTCTTTACGTCGCACAGGGCCACGAGCATCCGCGCCTGATGAATGTCGGTCTGATTGCTCAACAGTTGCACTGGGTGGATCGCAAAACGCTGACCGGCCCGCTCACCTGTACCGTGAAAACCCGTTACCGCCAGGAAGATATCCCGTGCGTAGTGACACCGCTCGGTGACGACCGCATCGAGGTGCGTTTCGATGCACCCGTTGCCGCCGTCACGCCGGGTCAGTCAGCGGTGTTTTATCTCGGGGAAGTGTGCCTCGGCGGGGGCGTAATTGAACAGCGTCTGCCGCTTCAGGCCTGA
- the phoQ gene encoding two-component system sensor histidine kinase PhoQ — protein sequence MKGRRTRNPFSLRVRFMMATAAVVLTLSLAYGLVAVVGYMVSFDKTAYRLLRGESNLFFSLAQWRDGKLTINVPPDLDLNTPTLVFIYDADGKLLWAERRIPELEAHIDKAWMNKPGFYELDTDTQISSEVLGNNPQAQDKLKDYDDTDANAMTHSIAVNTYNATSRLPALNIVVVDTIPQELQRSDLVWEWFSYVLLANLLLVVPLLWLAAYWSLRPIKELIHQVAELETHERESLDENPPRELRGLVRNLNILLHGERGRYDRYRTTLADLTHSLKTPLAVLQSTLRALRNGKQMTIEDAEPVMLEQISRISQQIGYYLHRATLRSEQNLLIREVHSVPAILDGLCSALNKVYQRKGVVITVDISPEITFVGEKNDFMEVMGNVIDNACKYCLEFVEISAVHTENQLVILIEDDGPGIPVSKREVIFQRGQRADTLRPGQGLGLSLANDIIEQYDGKIIIGDSPLGGASMRVCFGLQQGIELE from the coding sequence ATGAAAGGACGTCGTACCCGGAACCCCTTCTCCCTTCGCGTCCGCTTTATGATGGCGACCGCTGCGGTGGTACTTACCCTGTCGCTGGCCTACGGGCTGGTGGCCGTGGTGGGTTACATGGTGAGTTTCGACAAAACCGCCTACCGGCTCCTGCGCGGCGAAAGTAACCTCTTCTTCAGCCTTGCACAATGGCGCGACGGCAAGCTGACTATCAACGTTCCACCTGATCTCGACCTCAACACGCCGACGCTGGTGTTCATTTACGACGCAGACGGAAAACTGTTATGGGCCGAGCGCCGCATCCCTGAGCTCGAAGCGCATATCGATAAAGCGTGGATGAACAAACCCGGCTTCTATGAGCTGGATACCGACACGCAAATCAGCAGCGAAGTACTGGGCAACAACCCGCAAGCGCAGGATAAGTTGAAGGATTACGACGATACCGACGCCAACGCGATGACCCATTCCATTGCGGTCAATACCTATAATGCAACCTCGCGCCTGCCGGCGCTGAACATTGTGGTGGTCGATACCATTCCGCAGGAATTACAGCGATCTGATCTTGTCTGGGAATGGTTCAGCTATGTCTTACTGGCGAACCTGCTGCTGGTGGTGCCTTTGTTATGGCTGGCAGCTTACTGGAGCCTGAGGCCAATCAAAGAACTGATCCATCAGGTCGCCGAACTGGAAACCCACGAGCGGGAATCACTGGATGAAAACCCGCCACGTGAACTGCGCGGTCTGGTGCGTAACCTGAATATTTTGCTGCACGGGGAGCGTGGCCGTTATGATCGTTACCGCACCACGCTGGCTGACCTGACGCACAGCCTGAAAACGCCGCTGGCTGTCTTGCAGTCCACCCTGCGTGCACTGCGCAATGGTAAACAGATGACCATTGAAGATGCCGAGCCGGTGATGCTTGAGCAAATCAGCCGCATCTCACAGCAGATTGGCTATTACCTGCATCGCGCGACATTGCGCTCCGAACAAAACCTGCTGATCCGTGAAGTTCACTCCGTCCCGGCGATCCTCGACGGATTATGTTCGGCGTTGAATAAGGTTTATCAGCGTAAAGGCGTGGTGATCACGGTGGATATTTCACCGGAAATCACCTTTGTGGGCGAAAAAAATGACTTCATGGAAGTGATGGGTAATGTGATAGACAACGCCTGCAAATACTGTCTGGAGTTTGTCGAAATCAGTGCCGTCCATACCGAGAATCAGTTGGTGATCCTGATTGAAGACGATGGCCCGGGTATTCCGGTAAGTAAGCGCGAGGTGATTTTCCAGCGCGGGCAGCGGGCAGATACCTTGCGTCCGGGACAAGGGCTGGGGTTATCGCTCGCCAACGACATCATTGAACAGTACGACGGCAAAATTATCATTGGTGACAGCCCGCTTGGCGGCGCCAGCATGCGCGTTTGTTTTGGTCTGCAACAAGGCATTGAACTGGAATAA
- a CDS encoding YobH family protein codes for MGIIKTVILLAVIYAIFLFSGYGVTVGSSENAAGLGLKCQYLTARGIVSSQYIHSDSGVIGVANCPIFKRVDEVVDNK; via the coding sequence ATGGGAATAATTAAAACCGTTATCCTGCTGGCCGTCATTTACGCGATTTTTCTTTTTTCGGGTTATGGCGTGACGGTAGGCAGCAGTGAGAATGCCGCAGGACTGGGACTGAAATGCCAGTACTTAACCGCCAGAGGAATTGTAAGTTCGCAATATATTCACTCTGACAGTGGCGTCATCGGTGTTGCAAACTGCCCGATTTTCAAGCGGGTGGATGAAGTGGTCGACAACAAATAA
- a CDS encoding anti-virulence regulator CigR family protein encodes MFKRRTLQIALAAVISLTVLSAPVFANPGNGNSNGNGNSNGNSNGNSNGNGNGHANKGQGNGKSSEHSGNRKNYGKPDHVSSDISFSRARSLAVNYGLTGYQALPPGIAKNLMRGKPLPPGIARKAVPASMLNELPYYPGYEWRAVGDDLVLIALSTAIVTTIINGVFD; translated from the coding sequence ATGTTTAAGCGTCGCACACTCCAGATTGCTCTGGCGGCGGTTATTTCTCTGACAGTGCTGTCAGCGCCCGTTTTTGCTAATCCCGGGAATGGGAATAGTAATGGTAACGGCAATAGCAACGGTAATAGCAATGGCAATAGCAATGGCAACGGCAACGGCCACGCCAATAAAGGTCAGGGAAATGGTAAATCATCTGAGCACTCCGGGAATCGCAAAAATTATGGTAAGCCAGACCATGTCTCGTCAGATATAAGCTTCTCACGTGCCCGTTCACTCGCAGTTAACTATGGATTAACCGGATATCAGGCTCTACCACCAGGAATCGCAAAAAATTTAATGCGTGGCAAACCATTGCCTCCGGGCATTGCCAGGAAAGCTGTTCCGGCCTCAATGCTGAACGAGTTGCCGTATTATCCTGGTTATGAATGGCGAGCTGTGGGGGATGATTTAGTTCTCATTGCCCTGAGTACTGCAATTGTCACTACGATTATCAATGGCGTATTTGATTAA
- a CDS encoding YdfD/YebW family protein, whose translation MFALVLTICYLGGGCEDLVVDAFNTQKQCMVAMHQQGLRQAGCYPIEDFIDGYWIPAHENADY comes from the coding sequence ATGTTCGCACTTGTTTTGACTATTTGTTATCTGGGCGGAGGATGTGAAGACTTAGTCGTTGATGCCTTTAATACTCAGAAACAATGCATGGTCGCGATGCATCAGCAAGGTTTACGCCAGGCTGGCTGTTACCCAATCGAAGATTTTATCGACGGCTACTGGATCCCTGCACATGAGAACGCTGACTACTGA
- a CDS encoding NUDIX hydrolase translates to MFKPHVTVACIVQAQGKFLVVEETIHGKVTWNQPAGHLEANETLVSAAKRELYEETGIHAEPQFFLGLHQWQAPDDTPFLRFAFVIDLPEMLETAPQDDDIDQCRWVSAEEIIGSAQLRSPLVAESIRCYQQSPRYPLEILHNFNLPE, encoded by the coding sequence ATGTTTAAACCGCACGTTACTGTCGCCTGCATCGTTCAGGCACAGGGAAAGTTTCTGGTTGTCGAAGAAACCATTCACGGCAAAGTCACCTGGAATCAACCTGCCGGACATCTTGAAGCCAATGAGACCTTAGTCAGCGCCGCAAAACGCGAGCTGTATGAGGAAACCGGCATCCACGCCGAGCCGCAGTTTTTCCTGGGTTTACATCAGTGGCAGGCGCCGGACGATACGCCGTTCCTGCGTTTCGCTTTCGTGATTGATTTGCCTGAAATGCTGGAAACTGCGCCGCAGGACGATGATATCGACCAGTGCCGTTGGGTCAGCGCCGAAGAAATTATCGGCTCTGCGCAATTGCGCTCGCCGCTGGTGGCCGAAAGCATTCGCTGTTATCAGCAATCGCCGCGCTATCCTCTGGAAATCCTGCATAATTTCAACCTGCCGGAATAA
- the rluE gene encoding 23S rRNA pseudouridine(2457) synthase RluE: MNPLSFKNHNVKRFSKRPSKAQSAPKGPVKVILFNKPFDVLPQFTDEAGRATLKDYIPLTDIYAAGRLDRDSEGLLVLTNDGKLQAALTQPGKRTGKIYYVQVEGEPDDAAVKSLREGITLKDGPTLPAGAEIVPEPEWLWSRNPPIRERKSIPTAWLKITLYEGRNRQVRRMTAHVGFPTLRLIRYSMGEFTLGDLQPGQWKEIPHV, encoded by the coding sequence ATGAACCCGCTATCTTTTAAAAATCACAACGTTAAACGTTTCAGCAAAAGGCCGTCTAAAGCACAATCTGCCCCAAAAGGGCCAGTAAAGGTGATTCTTTTCAATAAACCGTTTGATGTGCTGCCACAATTCACTGATGAGGCGGGTCGTGCGACACTTAAAGATTACATTCCATTAACAGATATTTATGCCGCAGGCCGTCTGGATCGGGACAGCGAAGGTTTACTGGTGTTGACCAACGATGGCAAACTGCAGGCTGCGCTGACCCAACCCGGCAAGCGCACCGGTAAGATTTACTATGTCCAGGTCGAGGGCGAACCGGATGACGCCGCAGTGAAATCATTGCGTGAAGGCATCACGTTGAAAGACGGCCCGACGCTGCCCGCAGGTGCAGAGATTGTGCCAGAGCCGGAATGGCTATGGTCGCGCAATCCGCCGATCCGCGAACGTAAATCTATCCCGACAGCGTGGTTAAAAATCACGTTATACGAGGGAAGAAACCGTCAGGTGCGCCGCATGACGGCTCATGTCGGTTTCCCGACATTGCGTCTGATCCGTTACAGCATGGGCGAGTTTACTCTCGGCGATTTACAACCCGGCCAATGGAAGGAAATTCCACATGTTTAA
- the phoP gene encoding two-component system response regulator PhoP, producing the protein MRILVIEDNALLRHHLSVQLREMGHQVDAAEDAKEADYFLHEHAPDIAIVDLGLPGEDGLSLIRRWRSHQNNLPILVLTARESWQDKVAVLEAGADDYVTKPFHLEEVLARMQALMRRNSGLASQVITLQPFQIDLSRRELTVNEQPIKLTAFEYTIIETLIRNAGKVVSKDSLMLQLYPDAELRESHTVDVLMGRLRKKLQAEHPVDVITTVRGQGYRFDIRP; encoded by the coding sequence ATGCGAATTTTAGTCATTGAAGATAACGCACTGTTACGTCATCACCTCTCAGTACAGCTGCGGGAAATGGGCCATCAGGTCGATGCGGCAGAAGACGCCAAAGAAGCAGACTATTTTCTGCATGAGCATGCGCCTGATATCGCCATTGTTGACCTCGGCTTGCCTGGTGAAGATGGCCTGAGCCTGATCCGCCGCTGGCGAAGTCATCAGAACAATCTGCCGATTCTGGTGCTGACCGCCCGCGAAAGCTGGCAGGATAAAGTCGCAGTGCTGGAAGCCGGTGCGGATGATTACGTCACTAAGCCATTCCATCTGGAAGAAGTGCTGGCGCGCATGCAGGCGCTGATGCGCCGTAACAGCGGTCTCGCTTCACAGGTGATCACGCTGCAACCTTTCCAGATTGATCTGTCACGTCGTGAACTGACCGTCAATGAGCAGCCGATTAAACTGACCGCTTTCGAATACACGATTATCGAGACACTGATCCGCAATGCGGGAAAGGTGGTCAGCAAGGACTCTCTGATGCTTCAGCTCTATCCGGATGCCGAGCTGCGTGAAAGTCACACCGTCGATGTTCTGATGGGCCGTCTGCGCAAAAAACTGCAGGCAGAACACCCGGTTGATGTGATAACGACCGTACGTGGTCAGGGTTACCGTTTCGACATCAGGCCATAA
- the icd gene encoding NADP-dependent isocitrate dehydrogenase, whose product MESKVVVPAEGKKITVDAQGKLVIPNNPVIPFIEGDGIGVDVTPAMIKVVDAAVQKAYKGERKISWMEIYTGEKSVELYGKDVWLPEETLDLIRDYRVAIKGPLTTPVGGGIRSLNVALRQQLDLYICLRPVRYYTGTPSPVKRPEDTDMVIFRENSEDIYAGIEWKAGSAEADKVIKFLQEEMGVKKIRFPQECGIGIKPCSEEGTKRLVRAAIEYTITNDRDSLTLVHKGNIMKFTEGAFKDWGYQLAREEFGGELIDGGPWVKIKNPNNGKDIIIKDVIADAFLQQILLRPAEYDVIACMNLNGDYISDALAAQVGGIGIAPGANIGSDCALFEATHGTAPKYAGQDKVNPGSIILSAEMMLRHMEWFEAADLIVKGMEGAIAAKTVTYDFERLMEGAKLRKCSEFADDMIANM is encoded by the coding sequence ATGGAAAGCAAAGTAGTTGTTCCGGCTGAAGGTAAAAAGATTACAGTAGACGCTCAGGGTAAACTGGTCATTCCTAATAATCCTGTTATCCCATTTATCGAAGGTGATGGCATCGGTGTTGATGTGACGCCTGCCATGATCAAAGTCGTTGATGCGGCTGTTCAGAAAGCCTACAAAGGTGAGCGTAAAATCTCCTGGATGGAAATCTACACCGGCGAAAAATCCGTAGAACTGTACGGCAAAGATGTCTGGTTGCCAGAAGAAACCCTCGATCTGATCCGTGATTACCGTGTTGCTATCAAAGGCCCACTGACAACTCCAGTTGGCGGCGGCATTCGCTCCCTGAACGTGGCACTTCGCCAGCAACTCGACCTGTACATCTGTCTGCGTCCGGTACGTTATTACACCGGCACACCCAGCCCGGTGAAACGTCCTGAAGATACCGACATGGTGATCTTCCGCGAGAACTCTGAAGATATCTACGCAGGTATCGAGTGGAAAGCCGGTTCTGCTGAAGCTGATAAAGTGATCAAGTTCCTGCAAGAAGAAATGGGCGTGAAGAAAATCCGTTTCCCACAAGAATGCGGTATTGGTATCAAACCTTGCTCCGAAGAAGGCACCAAACGTCTGGTTCGTGCGGCGATTGAATACACCATCACCAATGACCGTGATTCACTGACGCTGGTTCATAAAGGCAACATCATGAAGTTCACCGAAGGTGCCTTCAAGGATTGGGGCTACCAACTGGCGCGCGAAGAGTTCGGCGGTGAGCTGATCGACGGTGGCCCGTGGGTGAAAATCAAGAACCCGAATAACGGCAAAGACATCATCATTAAAGACGTGATTGCGGATGCATTCCTGCAACAAATCCTGCTGCGTCCTGCTGAATACGACGTTATCGCCTGTATGAACCTCAACGGTGACTACATTTCTGACGCTCTGGCGGCGCAGGTTGGCGGCATTGGTATCGCACCGGGCGCAAACATCGGTTCTGATTGTGCACTGTTCGAGGCCACTCACGGCACTGCACCGAAATATGCCGGTCAGGACAAAGTGAACCCGGGTTCAATCATTCTGTCCGCAGAAATGATGCTGCGTCATATGGAATGGTTCGAAGCCGCAGACCTGATCGTGAAAGGCATGGAAGGCGCAATCGCTGCCAAAACTGTGACTTACGATTTCGAACGTCTGATGGAAGGCGCTAAGCTGCGCAAATGTAGCGAGTTTGCCGACGACATGATCGCAAATATGTAA
- a CDS encoding ABC transporter substrate-binding protein: MTIRKTYGCFKKLPLALLFSGSFMASFATYAATVPAGVELAAKQEIVRNNGSEPASLDPHKVESDVEFNILSDLFAGLVTVDNKGNAQPSLAESWETKDNKTWVFHLRPGIVWSDGSPITAQDVIFSWQRLIDPKTASPYETYLSSMHVMNAGDIINGKKPAEQLGIKALDKQTLEITLDQPLSYFLGMLAHPSLSPISQADVEKYGDKWTQPGNLISSGPFKLDTWTVNERITAVRNPNYWDNAHTVINKVTYLPIASGTADVNRYKAGEIDITYTVPSPLFASLKKELGSQVHVSPYLAVYYYAMNTQKPPFNDVRVRKALNLAIDKSIIADRVMGQGQTPAWHLSPDNTGGFTFAKPKEASLTQEQRNEEAKKLLTEAGFGPNHPLKFNLLYNTSEAHQRIAIAAASMWKKNLGVDAVLQNQEWKTMLDTMHQGTYEVVRYAWIADYNEPSTFLNTLRTGNSENTPKFSNAAYDKALDDALKATDKADVGKAYQQAEQVLTEQSPVIPLYHYVSARLVKPYVGGFNDSLLNYIYTKDLYVIKH; encoded by the coding sequence ATGACGATACGTAAAACTTATGGGTGCTTCAAAAAACTTCCTCTCGCACTCCTTTTCTCCGGCTCTTTCATGGCTTCTTTTGCTACCTACGCTGCGACCGTTCCCGCAGGTGTTGAACTGGCAGCCAAACAGGAAATTGTCCGCAACAACGGTAGCGAACCCGCGTCACTTGATCCGCACAAAGTGGAGAGCGACGTTGAATTCAATATCCTCAGCGATCTTTTTGCCGGACTGGTCACGGTAGATAACAAAGGCAATGCGCAACCTTCTCTGGCGGAGAGCTGGGAAACTAAAGATAACAAAACCTGGGTTTTCCATCTGCGCCCTGGAATCGTCTGGTCTGATGGTTCGCCCATCACCGCGCAGGATGTCATTTTCAGCTGGCAACGCCTTATAGACCCGAAAACGGCTTCACCTTATGAAACCTATCTTAGCAGTATGCATGTAATGAACGCCGGCGACATCATCAACGGCAAAAAGCCTGCTGAGCAACTGGGCATCAAAGCGCTGGATAAGCAGACGCTGGAAATTACCCTGGATCAACCGCTTTCCTATTTCCTTGGTATGCTGGCACACCCTTCTCTCTCCCCGATCAGTCAGGCAGATGTGGAGAAATACGGCGATAAGTGGACTCAGCCAGGCAATCTGATCAGCAGCGGTCCGTTTAAGCTTGATACATGGACGGTTAACGAACGCATCACGGCTGTCCGTAACCCGAACTACTGGGATAACGCACATACTGTCATCAACAAAGTCACTTATTTACCGATCGCTTCGGGGACTGCGGACGTTAACCGCTATAAAGCCGGTGAAATCGACATTACTTATACCGTCCCTTCCCCGCTGTTTGCATCGCTGAAAAAAGAGCTGGGTTCGCAAGTCCATGTCAGCCCTTATCTGGCCGTTTATTACTATGCAATGAACACGCAGAAGCCACCGTTTAACGATGTTCGCGTGCGTAAAGCGCTGAATCTGGCGATTGATAAGTCAATCATTGCCGATAGAGTCATGGGTCAGGGACAAACGCCAGCCTGGCATCTTTCTCCGGATAACACCGGCGGTTTTACTTTCGCCAAACCTAAAGAGGCCAGCCTGACACAGGAACAGCGTAACGAAGAAGCTAAAAAGTTGCTGACAGAAGCAGGTTTCGGTCCGAACCATCCGCTGAAATTCAACCTGCTGTATAACACTTCTGAAGCGCATCAGCGCATTGCGATTGCCGCCGCATCAATGTGGAAAAAGAATCTGGGCGTCGATGCTGTTTTACAGAATCAGGAATGGAAAACCATGCTGGATACCATGCATCAGGGCACATATGAAGTGGTGCGTTATGCGTGGATTGCAGACTATAACGAGCCGTCCACTTTTCTGAATACCCTGCGCACGGGTAACAGCGAGAACACGCCAAAATTCAGCAATGCCGCCTACGATAAGGCACTGGATGATGCGTTAAAAGCCACGGACAAAGCGGATGTGGGCAAAGCCTATCAGCAGGCGGAACAGGTGTTAACCGAGCAGTCGCCGGTCATTCCTTTGTATCACTACGTCAGCGCCCGTCTGGTCAAACCGTATGTGGGTGGTTTCAACGACAGCCTGCTCAATTACATTTATACCAAAGATTTGTATGTAATTAAGCATTAA